In Asterias rubens chromosome 2, eAstRub1.3, whole genome shotgun sequence, the sequence GCAACCATTTTACCGGACTTACGGGAGCAAGACAACTTTGGGATTGTCTTCTTCGAAACGACAACAAGATCTTGGAAAGAGCACTTAGTGCCTGCATGTAAATCAAATATTGAAGACGCAGCATTCGCAGTCAACTATGTACGTGCGAGGGGAGGTTGGTACCCATGTTGTCTCTTAACCCTCAGAGGAGCCGAGGGGCGCATGACCCTTCCATTACAAAACAGCCTAACTCgaaaatgtttgtttcttgtGTTTTATAATTTCTGGGTAAACTGGTGGTGTTTTTCCATTTTAAAGAATCAAAGCACGCATGGTGCTCAGAACTACAACAATGTATAGCAATTGGCCTGCGgatggtaagtctgctgtcacctagaGTTAAAAAGCGTTACAATAATTATAACGGATTATTGTTTGTTGGTTCGAAATTAAGTATTTTACCTTAAATTAACCACAGGTACTAATCTTCACGGGGGAGTAATGGACTCTATCAGCTTATTAGAAGACGCTGAAAACAACGAGATATCAACCACAGGTGTGTTCTCTCTCATCATCATGCTGACCGACGGTTCGCCCTCTGCTGGCATCACGAACTTCGAAGCCATCAAGACTAGCATCCGCGAGAGGTTGAACGGGAGGTATTCTCTCTTCTGCCTTGGTTTTGGGCACAACTTGAACTACGAGTTCTTGGAGCAGTTGTCCCTGCAGAACAGCGGACTCGCCAGGACGATCTACGTTGAAGCCGACGCTGGGCTGCAGCTGGTGGGCTTCTACAACGAAGTAGCCACCCCTCTGTTGTCGAACATTGTGATAAAGTACGAAGACAACCTAGTTGAGATTAACAGCATCTCCCAGACGCTGTTCCCTTCATACTTCTCCGGGACCGAGTTGGTGGTGGCAGGCAAGTTGGCTGTCGGTGATGATCTGCCTAATGTTTTGACATGCGTAGTGACGGCGGATACGGAGGGTGCGCAGGTTCTACTTCAACTTGATACTGACATCAAGGTTCGTATACTACACTGTATTCTGAATAACTTCTATAGATGATCctttgttatgattatgttaTTATGTTACGAGACTCATTcaagctttttttttcatcatttcaacaaaaacacaGCAAATTATGCTGGTATTGCTTTAACTACTAAACAAACACACTCCTTGGTATTGTTTGGTTAGCTGTTTACAAACTGTGTTAGCTAGAAGTCAAAACTCTTGTTTGTGGTGTCATTAAAACTTGCCTTAAAGACAACCTCGTTCTCATATTGAAATTTAATATAGAAGGAGAGCGAATCAGTCCTGAGCCCGCACGCCGTGGACGACTTCGCTCAGAGACTATGGGCCTTCCTCACCATCAAGGAACTACTGAGCAAGCGCATTGCGGCCGACGGGAGCGCTGAAAAGGCCTCACTGACAAAGAGGGCGCTAGATCTTTCTCTCAAGTATCACTTTGTGACTCCACTGACGTCACTGGTGGTGGTGAAACCGGAAGAGGTCACCGCAGCTGATGTCGAGATTCTGCCACCTGCATCGGCTCATGAAACGTCGAGTAAGTTTCGTACCATGGCCATCAGCAAAGGCAAAGTGTCAATGATTTTTTGAACAAATCGATTGTttcaatcataataataatagatacatacataacatgtaaatatttgattttcaaagtttgtaacttcgatgacaaaaTACATTCCAAACTTATAAAGATTTCATATGCTtggaattattttgttgagatacaccattaaGAAAATTggtctttggtaattacccaaaggtgtccaatgtctttagtATGGACACCCATAACAACTCAAAAGGAACATTAATGCGTTTTTCTAAATAGGTTACGTCATCCCACCACCGGTTTCATCGAAAGGAAGGCAAGGTTCGCCCATGTTACGTAAGTGTTAAGCTTAACCTCTATATTACTTTGAAATCAAAACCTACAGTGTGAGatattatagcgccctctgttgataagTGTGGTCCATGTCATGTTTTGTTAAGGATGGCATCCGTTTTGGTTGTTTTGAAATACTTTCATGTATAACATGAAACATGAAATCAGTATGTCAACGTCATTAGTATTAATTTGAATTGCCACTTGCGTGTTTGAGTGtgcgatgttttttttaagcaactTTCCGAGCGGGGGCTACTTGGTTGGGCATACTGAGACTAAATGAGTATGGGGGGTGTGTTCGATAGTGATTTGTACATAAATTCAtagtatttgtttgtgttatatACTGTTATCACACAATGCATAACGGACAAGTAGTACCTCCACCACCTTTTGCACCGGTGGCACCGGTAGCACCTGTGACAGCACACTTGAGTGTGGACAGCGACCCTCATTTCATGGTGCACGACACACGTGACAACCTTACCGTCTGCTTCGACATTATGGGTACCCCTGGTGACGTCATTAGTCTGGTCCACGATCCAATATTAGGTGAGTGTAATATTTTATCATGAGTATGTAAAGTGGTTTTAGTCAGGTAATGACTTTCGAATTATGCCGTCAAAAAGAGGTGAACTTTAATATCAATTTCATTTGAAAGGATAATTGCAAACTGAGCAAGGTGGAGTAGGCTGGTTAGATACTGCTGTTCTTCTCACTATTATTCGTGCAAAGGCAGATCAATAGTAATGTGCCGCTCATAAGTGTTGCTGTTTGATTGGTTGAACATAAAGATAGGACGTGAggtggcagtgtaagcactttatgtaatccacccaAAGAGCTATGAATCCACCATCCACAATACACTAGTATCTAATGTTGCAACAGCCCAAAAAAAGAAGCAGTTTAATGTTTACTGTATGGTTTTAGCAAAACTGCATTAACTCATCTGGCAAGTGTTCACTATTGGACTTGAACTCAAAACTGAGTTTGGAttatgtattaatttgtttatatcaCTGCAGCACTACACACGTGTACTCATTATTTATCTAGCTACTTTAAACAGCACAGTCAAGTTGCTGCATATATAATGAGCGTTTCAAATAACGCGCGCGCCGTGCTATTTTTAGACCCAGCTATCGCACATGCTTCAAGGGTTCAAAGTTGACCTATCGTGGCACGAATTTTTCGTTTGCTCGTTTGACGAGCGGACGTCTTTAATACATCTACTTATTAATGAAGTGAGGAGATCAgcaatgaaaataatattaatgattTTGTACTGCCTCATTTATTGTAGGATGAAATCCTATAcgtatataaaaaatattgttattagcttattttgttttggaaatAAAATGCTGACAGTAAGATTATGCCATAAAAACCTTCTTTCTTTTGTCTTAAACTTCTTATTTAATTTCTTTCACTGAACCCCGGAAAATGGTAGACGTCGCTAATCCTTTGATTAACTTTGACGACGAGTACGGAAACGTACTTAGTAATACTTTAGCACTCGCGCTCCAGTTCTTCTCGAGTACCTTTAATATCAATTTCATTTGAAAGGATAATTGCAAACTGAGCAAGGTGGACAAGGCTGGTTAGATACTGCTGTTCTTCTCACTATTATTCGTGCAAAGGCAGATCAATAGTAATGTGCCGCTCATAAGTGTTGCTGTTTGATTGGTTGAACATGCGTTGTCATACtttattttgccatgtatactGTTACGAAACTCTAAAATCTAGTATACGAGTCATTTGATAAAATATAGGAGTCCTATATTTATAACTATAGGACGTTTGGGACGCTTCGCATCTTCTACGCTTTTCGGGTtcctactattattatatttacAATGAATAACATGCATCGACTGCGTAACACATCATAGTGCGAAGCTTGTCGATCATGATTGAGGTATTTACATAGTCCATCCCATATAGCTCTATTGCGATTTTGTGTAATTATTTCTTTTCTATTTGGTAAATAATTGAATTATTCTTTCCCAGGAATTGATGTCAATGGTCACTTAGCAAGCCCCTATCGCGATTATGACCTGTCGACAATGCCGACACCAACAATATTCGACAGTCTGTCGATGTCTCTAGCCGGCCATCAAATCCTCATCAATGCAGATATTGTTAACATCAGGTCGACTCTGTCGATGAAGTGGGAGGCAGACTGGGACGCGAGTCTGGACGAGGGTGTACACATTAGCGCAAGAGACCAAAAGTATCTGACCGTCCGTTTGGGAAAAGGCATCACGCTGGTTGTGTACCGTCACGATGTAGCGCGCCACCACGCGCTCAAAGTGGATTACTTTGGCCTGTACATTGAAGATGGGGAAGGATTTTCGCGCCAAGTACATGGTATCATCGGTAAGCCTACAATCATTGAACAGTAACACTCTAATGCCAACGAGGGGGTTCAAAGTTCAACTTGAATGTTTTTGCTCTACATTTCCAATAGAGTCCTCATGAAAGTAGGGAAAATTACAAGACGTAAACTTgacattaaaatggtgtaagAAATCATATTATTTGACACTCCTTAAAAACATAACTAACGTCATCGGACACATGTCTGTACATCAGTGAAAAGGTCAATGTCAAAGACATTTTGGTTTAATATTGGCAAAACTCAAGAAGGAATTAAAAATACTCTGTACAAAAAAGGACAATGCTGTATTATTTGAAATGTGATGTCATTTCACACCATTTTATTGTGAGATTAAAgactaattttgttgagtaatttcTCCCCTTTTCAttaggactctatctattggcAAATAGGTGGATCACAAAACCTGAATTTGACATTGTAGCTCCCGTTTAAAATGTTACGGCTTTACCTTCGAGGGAGAgcccccctccctccccttcCCACCCCTTCCCACCCCACACACACGGAAAGAGGGACaagcaaattaaaacaaaaccaatgccTACTATACTCCTTTAACATTAATGTCAACTTAAGTTACTTACTGTACTGATGATTTTATCTTGACAGGCCAATTTGAACGCAGAGAGCTACGTCTGGATATGGACTCCGTAACTGTAGATGAAGACTTCCAGGTCAAAGGTTACATCAAGGCAAACAACAAACGTATCGAAGCTATCCAATCAGAGAGGAGGAATCTCTTGACAGACATAGTCTGGACGTGTTGGTATGTAGATAACGACGCGTACGGACTGATTGATGGCAACTTAACCGACTACGTGGTTAATAAGTAAggagttgaaactttgctttGCGGGTTTACAGACCTTCAGATAAGCCATTTGGAGGTATGGTGGCCGGACACAGAAGGCTATAACACTATTAGATTTGGGTCAATCTAATCATATTCACTCAAACCATACAGCGATTGCCAAAGTGCTcaccatttttcaaaaaggcttattacAACTTCACAGTTTCTGCACACCGATGTTATAAAACTATAGAAAGCTATCAaatgtaaaagtaaaaacaaaaccacacttTGTAACAATAATACCAAAAATATTCAACATCGTTTAGGctgggttgattttttttaaacaatgcaaGCAATCATGGGAGATATTTTATCTTACTGAAAGttccagaaaatgttgaattttgttgaaataatatGTTAACACGATCGAAAGTTTTATTCTGCATTCtgccgtccatgccaaccagcgcggtttgtttatcaacaataggagactttccaacgctaggtggcagcagacataccgggtaaatttccattgtttacgtagttctgaacatgcgcataattctgagaacaatggatttacccggtaagtctgctgccctctatcgtcccagaaagtctcccattagaaaGATAGGACGTGAggtggcagtgtaagcactttatgtaatccacccaAAGAGCTATGAATCCACCATCCACAAATACACTAGTATCTAATGTTGCAACAGCCCAAAAAAAGAAGCAGTTTAATGTTTACTGTATGGTTTTAGCAAAACTGCATTAACTCATCTGGCAAGTGTTCACTATTGGACTTGAACTCAAAACTGAGTTTGGAttatgtattaatttgtttatatcaCTGCAGCACTACACACGTGTACTCATTATTTATCTAGCTACTTTAAACAGCACAGTCAAGTTGCTGCATATATAATGAGCGTTTCAAATAACGCGCGCGCCGTGCTATTTTTAGACCCAGCTATCGCACATGCTTCAAGGGTTCAAAGTTGACCTATCGTGGCACGAATTTTTCGTTTGCTCGTTTGACGAGCGGACGTCTTTAATACATCTACTTATTAATGAAGTGAGGAGATCAgcaatgaaaataatattaatgattTTGTACTGCCTCATTTATTGTAGGATGAAATCCTATAcgtatataaaaaatattgttattagcttattttgttttggaaatAAAATGCTGACAGTAAGATTATGCCATAAAAACCTTCTTTCTTTTGTCTTAAACTTCTTATTTAATTTCTTTCACTGAACCCCGGAAAATGGTAGACGTCGCTAATCCTTTGATTAACTTTGACGACGAGTACGGAAACGTACTTAGTAATACTTTAGCACTCGCGCTCCAGTTCTTCTCGAGTACCCCTTTGATAGTACAGGTACTCGTCACAGAGAAAGTTTTAACACACTGAAACTCTAACTTCGTCGGAAAAAATATCGACAGCaaataaaaagtaatatttataacaaaatggtGAAAATTATGGAGATGTAAGTATTGGTTtggaacaaaaaacaagaatgaCCTCCCGATCTTCGAAGCTTTATACTGTACAGATCCATCAAGATCAATGAACCTAGTTTTGCATGAATGTCATAAAGCACCTTTgttggtttacttttttttccaaaatggaAGCAACTCACAAGTACCCGACAATTCATCGTGCCCAGCTTCACAAGTGCACGACAACCTCGTATTTAGCTTCACAAGTAGCAGACAGTTTCGTACTAAAACCATTAACGAGTCCAATTAAATGCTTCAATGACGCAGTATTTAACATCCAATTTCTACAGAGCTATTA encodes:
- the LOC117304990 gene encoding inter-alpha-trypsin inhibitor heavy chain H3-like isoform X1, producing MFRHCVGVACVLIAALLSCLSNPADSAPNHLAILDEELESDDLINFETNLKRDERAAGCGSGSGSGSGSTSGSGAGTTGSGGGYVSTQTTHNVFTDIDTVQVTTRQPIIPLRIHRLHVTSSVTARFAKTVVTSHVVNPANQSQEVNFYSELPDEAFISGFLIEVDGNVYYSTVDEKEKAQKAYDDAKKRGQTAGQVKQTSEKKNDFTISINVEGGGTLSFNLTYEELLKRKNGYFENPIFISPGQPVEHLTVDVHINEPQGLDESKLEFFLEERPSSTGNHREVVRPHWAGIKQIYRDRVHVQFHPDRAEQKLVSPDGIMGRFIVRYDVIHGQNAGKIEIVNGYFVHHFSPDGFLPMRKNVVFVLDTSGSMGGFKERQMKEAMATILPDLREQDNFGIVFFETTTRSWKEHLVPACKSNIEDAAFAVNYVRARGGTNLHGGVMDSISLLEDAENNEISTTGVFSLIIMLTDGSPSAGITNFEAIKTSIRERLNGRYSLFCLGFGHNLNYEFLEQLSLQNSGLARTIYVEADAGLQLVGFYNEVATPLLSNIVIKYEDNLVEINSISQTLFPSYFSGTELVVAGKLAVGDDLPNVLTCVVTADTEGAQVLLQLDTDIKKESESVLSPHAVDDFAQRLWAFLTIKELLSKRIAADGSAEKASLTKRALDLSLKYHFVTPLTSLVVVKPEEVTAADVEILPPASAHETSSYVIPPPVSSKGRQGSPMLLVPPPPFAPVAPVAPVTAHLSVDSDPHFMVHDTRDNLTVCFDIMGTPGDVISLVHDPILGIDVNGHLASPYRDYDLSTMPTPTIFDSLSMSLAGHQILINADIVNIRSTLSMKWEADWDASLDEGVHISARDQKYLTVRLGKGITLVVYRHDVARHHALKVDYFGLYIEDGEGFSRQVHGIIGQFERRELRLDMDSVTVDEDFQVKGYIKANNKRIEAIQSERRNLLTDIVWTCWYVDNDAYGLIDGNLTDYVVNK
- the LOC117304990 gene encoding inter-alpha-trypsin inhibitor heavy chain H3-like isoform X2 — its product is MFRHCVGVACVLIAALLSCLSNPADSAPNHLAILDEELESDDLINFETNLKRDERAAGCGSGSGSGSGSTSGSGAGTTGSGGGYVSTQTTHNVFTDIDTVQVTTRQPIIPLRIHRLHVTSSVTARFAKTVVTSHVVNPANQSQEVNFYSELPDEAFISGFLIEVDGNVYYSTVDEKEKAQKAYDDAKKRGQTAGQVKQTSEKKNDFTISINVEGGGTLSFNLTYEELLKRKNGYFENPIFISPGQPVEHLTVDVHINEPQGLDESKLEFFLEERPSSTGNHREVVRPHWAGIKQIYRDRVHVQFHPDRAEQKLVSPDGIMGRFIVRYDVIHGQNAGKIEIVNGYFVHHFSPDGFLPMRKNVVFVLDTSGSMGGFKERQMKEAMATILPDLREQDNFGIVFFETTTRSWKEHLVPACKSNIEDAAFAVNYVRARGGTNLHGGVMDSISLLEDAENNEISTTGVFSLIIMLTDGSPSAGITNFEAIKTSIRERLNGRYSLFCLGFGHNLNYEFLEQLSLQNSGLARTIYVEADAGLQLVGFYNEVATPLLSNIVIKYEDNLVEINSISQTLFPSYFSGTELVVAGKLAVGDDLPNVLTCVVTADTEGAQVLLQLDTDIKKESESVLSPHAVDDFAQRLWAFLTIKELLSKRIAADGSAEKASLTKRALDLSLKYHFVTPLTSLVVVKPEEVTAADVEILPPASAHETSSYVIPPPVSSKGRQGSPMLLPPPPFAPVAPVAPVTAHLSVDSDPHFMVHDTRDNLTVCFDIMGTPGDVISLVHDPILGIDVNGHLASPYRDYDLSTMPTPTIFDSLSMSLAGHQILINADIVNIRSTLSMKWEADWDASLDEGVHISARDQKYLTVRLGKGITLVVYRHDVARHHALKVDYFGLYIEDGEGFSRQVHGIIGQFERRELRLDMDSVTVDEDFQVKGYIKANNKRIEAIQSERRNLLTDIVWTCWYVDNDAYGLIDGNLTDYVVNK